A segment of the Manis javanica isolate MJ-LG chromosome 17, MJ_LKY, whole genome shotgun sequence genome:
GCTCTCAGCTCTGTATGCCTTCTCCTTGGATCTTTAGAAGTGATGGCCCTGGAAATGTTGGCAAAGGCTCGGATATGGACTGTGCAACTGCAGCTGGGCTCACCCAGGCCCTCTCTGTCCAGCAGGCTCTCGGGCTTCCCCCAAGGCAGCTTCCTCCTCCCTCAGACCACTGCGTGGGCCACCGGGAACCCCCACCCAGGGGTCAGAAGGCTGAAATCAGGGCCACCCCGTTGGCTCATCCAGGCCCGTCTCCTCTCTCAGGGACCATCCGTGTTCTCGAGAGCCTGACCCACCTCCCAGGGCAGTGAGGGGCTTAAGAACCCTGGAGCGCCACTAAGGCTGGGATCCCTCTTCTTTTCTGTTCCAGCTGCTGGAAACGCTTTCTGCCAGGCAGCCCAGTTGCACCTGCAGCTCCAGAGCAAGCATGATGCAGCCACCTGCTTTGTGGATGCTGGTAACGCGTTCAAGAAAGCCGACCCCCAAGGTGAGGGCCTGTGTGGGACCCTGAGGCCGGCTACCCAGAGCGCCAGCCTAGCACTCTACAGAGAAGTCTGCAAGTTTTCATGTGACTGGTTTTCTCCAGGGGCTGACATGCACTAGGCTGGCAGGGAGGTACTGGCACTTGAACTTCAGAATTGGCTCCTTTCCTGTTGGCATTTGCATCCCTCTCCAGGCCTCCGCCTCCCCCTGCTACTTTGTGTGTGCGGCTGCCCCACTCTCGAAGCCTGGAGCATTTGGGAGTGGGAGTTACACTGCAGACCCACCGCGTgccagggagagaggaaaatCTGTTCTGTTGTCAGAATTAACATGCAGAACAGGGTGGGAAGGGGTTGTGAGACCAGCCAGGTAGGAGTCACTGCTGAAAAAGGAGCGGAAATTTTCCTGACCTGGCTTCCATATACCCTGACGGGGGTCAGAGAGAACAGAGCCTGAGGTGCAATTGCCAGAGAGCAAGTTACTTAAGATGAGAGCACTCGGGACAGAAGCCCAGTTTGGGACTGACTCACCGTGAGAAAACCGTGCCCCCTGGGCTCATCCTCAGTGGAAGCAGAGCCCCATAGATACCGGACTTTGGGGTCTCACAGAGCtgcaatttttattaatttttttttaatgttggtgtCAGACATAGGTTGCTGACCTTTAATTTTAGCAGGCAAAGGTACTTTTTTAGTGACCATCTATTGCCACTCTCCTCTTataagagaataagaaatatatgaagaatcaAAAAAAAGATTGGTGCTCCAAGGATTGGTGAGCGTCAGGTCACACACAGTCAAGGATTTGATCTCTCTATAGACCAAGTGGCTTTTCTCTGTCCCCCAGACTTGCCTGGTGGCTCCTCTGTAGCTGGGTGTCTCACAGATGTTGGCCTAAGTGGTCAGGTGGTGGGCTTGTGCTTGGCTAGAACCAGAGGGGAGGCCTTGTGACAAGGTGGGCCACAGCAGGCCATGGGGGCGATGTGATGACGACCAGGGGCAACCCTGGGCCTCTTTTCACCTCGATTCACCCAGGAAAGTCTGCGCGTCTCCTATAGAGACCCCTCCGCGCCCAGCCTTCCCTCTGCTCCCTGGGGCCTGGTCCACCTGGAAATGCTGCTGTAGCGTCTGCAACATCTAGCTGCCGCTCTGGAGTGACTGGAAGGACTTGTTTCTGGGTGGGAGCGGAGCGCCAGGCTGCATGACATGTGCACAGCGCCATTGGCTCTTTAAACAAATTGCAGTGCTTCCTGTGGGCAGGTCCCACCTGGCACCGTGATTTCGTGTACTTCCTGGTCTTTGAGCTGAGCTTTTGCATCTCCCATGAGGCCCTGCCTTGTGTGTGTTGATTCTGGAGCCTGGGTTTGGGGGTGTGGCCCCGTGCCTAGCCCTGGGAAGTGTGAGGTTGGCGGAGGCATCCTGGGCCGCTGGGAAAGCATCAGCAGGTGATGCTGGTGACATGCCCATTGTGAGGCCCAGAGACCAACTTATTTTTCCAGAGATCAGTGAGCATAGTTTTCTGCCCTGGGAGCTGAGGCACGGAGGGAGTGGATTTGGGGTGAAGGGTACCTGGCAGGGAAATAAAAGGGGCAGTGGTATGGAGGAGGGCCTAATTtgggcagagctgggagcaggTGCCTTGGCTGGAACCTCAGGAGTTTGGTGCTGAGCAGGGAGGGGTATTGGGGGGCATCCCAGCATCATGGCCTGCGCTGCCCACCCCAGTCAGGGTTGGGGGAGTGTGTGGCTCGGTGTGGTCTCCAGGGTCTGGGCAGAGCAGTCCCTTAATCTTttttgagcctccatttcctggTCTGGTAAATGTGAGGCACACGTAAGGGAAAGCGTAGAGATGCCCAGAGTGGTACCTAGCTTGTGATTAACATCTGGAAAGAGGCAGCCCTTAGCTCCTATCTGAtggggcctggcctgggctcccccagcctctgcccctgggccGTGTGCCTTGTGAAACAGGGCTGGGGGGCCCATTTGGACCCCTGCCCAGTTTCCCCAAGCAGGTGACTAGCTCCTGGGCCTTACTGGTTGCCTTACCTGCTTCGAAGGCCTCCGCCTGTGTCAGCACTTCCTGAGGGAGTCCTGGAGAGCCCTCCCCTCGAGGCAGCTGGTGCAGAGCCTGCGCCAAAGGCCTTCCAGGGTGGAAGGAAGGATTTGGCTCCTGTTACCGTCCTCCCCCTCTGCCAGTCTGCCTGAGTGGGCCGGGGAGGGCCTGCTGCCCCCGTGGTGGCTGAGGGTGGGGAGGTGACGGACCCAGCTGTCAGAGGTTCCCCCTTCGCCAGCCACTGCTGACCACTCTGGGTGGACCTGGGCGGGAAGGCCTCTTACCCGCTCCCGCTCCCACTCCCGACAGCTGGGTGCACCAGGGCCCGGGAAGCGGCCTGGCCCCACCCGTCTCCTGCTGCCATTTGCTGGGTGCCTGCTGCATACCAGACCCCTGGTGAGGCAGCCTTCCTTTGATCCATTCCACTTCTCTGTGAGGTCCTGCGGTTCGCCCTCATTTTACCGAAGAGGAGACTGGGGCTGAGTCCAGGCAGTGATGAGGAAGCCACTAAAGCACAGAGGGTGGGCGGAGGGCCCTGGGTTGCCCTGCTCCGCTCTGCCTAAGCCAGCACCTTCTGCTTCTTGCACGtcagccctccctgcctccccagtcctGGGCTGGATCATTCCGGAGCCCtgtccagctccctggctgtgtGGGTGGGGATGGCGTCAGGTGTGCTGGGCTTTGCCGTGTTTGTCCGGGGGGTCCTGGGGGTCTCCATGACCAGAGACAAGCTGTTTGAGCCAGTGTGTCAGCGGCTTGTCTGTGAACACTCACTAGGGTGTCAGCTGGCAGTCAGCCACTTTGAGGGACAGTCCCAGAGCGAGGAGCCAGGCGTGAGGGGAACTTAAGCCCAGGAATCCATGTCCATGCCTGGGACTAAGTTCCTCCCCACTGCCGCTGCCAGGGGGGCCTGTTCACAGGGGGGAGCTTCCAGCCTCTCTCCGTCCCACGCTGTGGTCTCCCCAGGAGCAGCCCTTGCCTGCAGGCACCAGGTTGGGCCTCCTGGCATTCCAGGGAGTTACCTGGGGGTCTGCCAGCTACATCTGCCTTCTGGGGTAGAGGACAGAGCAGGTGGGGTTTGCTGCCGCCCAGCTACCTTCTTCCTTATCACCTTTATCATGGTGTTGCAACCCGTTGCTAGCTCACCACTTCCAGAAATGTTCTGTTAGAAAATATGTGCATGTGTTAAAATAACTATAATAGCTGTAATTTTTTGTGTTCTTCCGCTTTTGTCCTCTGCCCCCTTtcaccttcttttccttctccttattGGCTGGGCCCCCCAGCTGGCAGCCTCAGAACCTTGACTAAACGGTGTACAGAATCTTTCTGAGGTCCCCACAGACCTTTTAGAACTGGACCAGACCAGCAGACCCTCCCCCAGCACGGTGCTCACAGACACCCACTTTTTGCAGGCACATTTAGGGGGCTCGTGGACTCCCTGTTGGCCCAGTCACAAGTCTGAGGCTCAGCGCCTCTGTTCACATGTCTCCCTGGGTAGTGAGACCATTAGCCCTGAGAGCAGGCACCAGGCCTTGTGCCTCTGTGTAGTGTCTCAGCCTGGTGGGCCCGGCTGACCATGGAGACCCTGTCAGATGCCCAGGATCCTTGTGAGTGCCCTGGACCGTGGGGTGAACTTTCAGCCTCACCCCAGCTCGGAGTCCATATGCTGTGGTCTGTCCAGGCTCTTTGTCTCCCCCATCTCCCTTTCCTCCTGAGATTTATTAAAATggtattaaaaaatccatcctgAGAGCTCATCTCTGTCTGCTAGAAAATGCCTCCCACTCATGTTTCTCTCTCTACTTCAAATAACTTGTCACAAAAAAAAAGCCATTCCCAAATTCAAAATCTTGCAAGAGATAGTACCACAAAGGTAGCCCAGTTCCTCCTGTCAAGTGCCATCCTGGTGTGTGTGCTTTCCTGATGGAACCTGAGGAGCTGGCAGGTAGCAGCGCCAGGGTCAGAGGGCCAAGGGCAGAATGTGGGCATATGGACAAGAGAAAGCATGAGAGTCTAGCTGGAGGGGCCTCAGTGTCACGGCATCCAGCCTTCTCCAGCCGTACACGGAGGCCTGGTGCAGGGAACATGGCTGATGGAACGGCCCGCACTGAAAGGGCGGCAGAGCCCATGTGGAACCTGGGTGTCCCTCTGGTGTCAGGTTTGGTGGCCTCTGGCCCCATCTTGCTGCTTGCCAGCAGCTCTGTCCTTGGGTGTAGGGTCTTGGCAGGTCTGGTTCAACAGCCATGGGAGTCTGGCTGTCAGCCTGACCAGGCGCCAGCGTGTCCTGTCCCAGGGTTTCTGGGAAGGTGGTGGCCGCCGTGGCAATGAGGCTCCCCCTGAAGCATGTGCCCCACAAGTTAGTCTGCAGAATACATTCATCTGATCAAGTTTTCTGGGGCTCAGGGAttcctccaccctccctcccggCACCTGGAGAACGTGACCCTGGAAACCCCAAGCACCTGTTGGTCTCTGCAGGCACAGGAGCACCTGCATCATACCTCCTGCCTCTCCTCGGCTTCTGCTGAAATGACCTCACTTCCTCAtttctcctccccatctccccattttctctcCCCAGAGGCCATTAACTGTTTGATGAGAGCAATTGAGATCTACACTGACATGGTAAGGGTCCCTGGGTGTCCTGTCCCCACTCCTGGTCTCCCAGCTGCCCCAGCCTTACCTCCCTCCACCAGCGcaagagcaggcaggcaggggtggtGGGAGCCATGCAGGTTTTGGTCACCTGGGCTGGCCTGGCAAGGTCCAGGCTGGCTCCTGGCAGCTGACGGCCCCACCCCAGTTCCTGCCCTCCACCTCCGCAGAGGCCACAGAGGTCTTCATTTGTAGAAGTTCTGTGTATGGGGGCCTGTGTGTGTCCGGTACTTTCCTCCTCGCCCAGCCTCCCCCCAGAGTCCCATTGGGCTGGCAGCTCACGGAGGCCAGAGGCGAGGGAGGCGAGGCCCAGAGTCAGCctagcccctgccctgccccagggagCCGGGATGGTGTTCTGCCTCATCACACACCTTCTCTGTCCCgtcaggcccctccccaggcaGGAGTGCAGGGTCGGGGCCCCTGCCCAACCCGGGGCGACGCTGCAGTGCCCTCCTTACAGCAGTGAGCTACAGCTGGTTTTCCAACAAGACACTCTGAACCAGCTGGTTTAAACTACTTCTCCAGCAGCCAGTTGTTATCCTGTTTTATGAAAGGGGGGCCCGGGCAAGTGACATGACTTGCTTAGGGACATATGCCTACAAATGGGACTTGTGGGACCCAAAACTAGGCGTGACTGAGCCCAGGGCCTTGCTCTTTCTTGCTGCCTCCAGCCAGGGGGTGGCCACAGACCAGCCCCTGTGTGCAGACCAGCAGGCCAGGCACCTAGGCCCCCCCTGAGTGGAGACGCAGAGCGGTTGCTCAGCCGTCTAGTAGCCAGAGGCCTCCCTAGGGAAGGCTCTGGATGTCCGCAGGGGAAGCTCCGGCACAGGGAGGCATGGCCTGTGGGAAGAGCCACCTCTGAGGCCATACTGGGAGAGGCGGCCGAGGGGGAGCTTGTCCCTTTGGCAGTGGGATGGTGGGTCCTCAGCCCTGGTTTctgccaggtgactctggctgGTCCTCCTGCCTCTCTGGACCATCTGTCAAATGCTTCCTCAGGCCAGGGCCTTTGCCAGCTGCCTCTGCACATGTTATCTGTGGTGTTGCCCCATCTGCCTGTGCCCCCTGGGCAGGATGGAAGCTGAGGTTGGATGTGGAGTCACTGCACAGGGACACCCAGTCAGACCAGGCCTCATCCCAGAGCCTCCCTTCTAAGTCCCGTGTCTCTCCGCCTCTCCGTATCTTCTGCACACCTCACCACATGGTGTGGCTGAGGGGCAGGAGCCCACCAGCTTTGGGGACCCGGAGGGGCATGGTTGAGCTGGGCTGGGCACTCTGGGTATCACTGGTCACAGATGGCCCCTTCCCATCCTGCCAGGGCCGATTCACTATCGCCGCCAAGCACCACATCTCCATCGCTGAGATCTATGAGACGGAGCTGGTGGACATCGAGAAGGTAAGTGGTAGTCGGGGGCCCTCCCTGGCTCACAGGTGGGGGTGGCTGCAGCAGCAGGTCTTTGGGCCTAGGGCTCCCCTGTCTGTCCTGTCCACTTGGGGGGTCCTCTGGTGTCTGAATCTCACAAGAAGGACCTTGGCAGAACTTAAAGGGCCTGCGGATGACAAAGGCTGCCCCGgtgcccaccccacctgcccgTGTCTCCCCAGGCCATTGCCCACTATGAGCAGTCAGCGGATTACTACAAAGGAGAGGAGTCCAACAGGTACCTGGGTGCCaggctcccctccccctgcccactccAGACCCCTGAGTCTCCCAGACTGGCCACCACCcacctttctcctctctccctgcctcccagctcagCCAACAAGTGTCTGCTGAAGGTGGCTGGTTATGCTGCACAGCTGGAGCAGTATCAGAAGGCCATTGACATCTATGAACAGGTTGgggtgtgggggcgggggggtgggGCTCCAAGCCCTGTTCTCAGAGGTTCTCCACGTCCCTCCTCGTCCCCTTCTCCTGCACCCTGTACTCAGCCTGGCTAAACGCTTCTCTCCACCCACAACCCCAGGAGGTGTCACCAGTCTTTCCCTAGATATGCCCTTCCCGCACCGTTCACAGAGCTGTTTGGGAGTCAGAGGGGCAGTGGGAAGAATTGCCCAGGTCTGGGTGGCCAGGAAGCAGGGTGCCCTCTGCTGTGATGGGGGCGCTGCGCAGGGTCCAGGCTGTCCTGGTGTGTTCAGCCTGGCCCGGAGAAAGGCAGGCAGCTGGCTTTGGGGAATGGAGCAGGCACCGCCTCATGTTTCCGCAGCCTGCCATCCCTCTACCTCTGCCCTCCAATGTGCCAGCCTCCCATTGGGCCTATCAGTGGGGCCGCCACCCCCAACTCTCTTGGGCGCCTCAGGAGGCCTGCAGACACCTGGCTTCAGCCCTGTGGCAGCCCTCCCCCACACCCATAATGCTCTGGTCCTTGCTCAGTCACACACTGCTTCCCAACTGCCCAGTCCCTGGGGCTAGTCCCTGGCCTCCTTGCCCTTGGGGCCCCACTCAGGGTATGGACCCGGCTCCCAGCTGGACCCCAGGTGCCTGGCAGCAACCCTGGCCCTCTGGCTCCCCACCCTGAGTTCTCAGTGCCACGTCCATGTGCTCACAGGTGGGGACCAATGCCATGGACAGCCCCCTCCTCAAGTACAGCGCCAAAGACCACTTCTTCAAGGCGGCCCTCTGCCACTTTTGCATCGACATGCTCAATGCCAAGGTGAGCCCAGGCTCCCTGAGCCCACCTGCTTGGTGACCACCCGCAGGGCAGCACGTCTGTTACCAGGCCAGGTCACCTCTCAGCCCCTTGCAGGGGTGAGCTCCTCACTCATGTCTGGCCTCTTGACAGTGGGCCTTGGGCAGGAAATGCTTGTCTTCACTGGGACATTTCTGTCCCTGATGTCACCTGCCAGGTCCCTGTAGGGTTTGAGTCTCCGGCTCCTGGCTCAGCGCCAGGCTCACTCTTTCAGCACATTTCAAATCCTTACTGCACCCCATGAGGTGCGTGTCATTGTcaccctttttacagatgaagacactgaggctgAGGCCAGAATCCCTTGTTCAAGGCCTCATGACTAGTAAACTCCAGTCCTAGGATTCCAGGTCTTTCTGTCTCCCAGTGTCATGATTTGAACCACAGTATGCATGCCCACCCCATCCACTTTCAGGGCTTTTTCAGCAAGAGAGGGGTCAGTGCTGGGCCAGGGGGCAGGGAATGGCCAGGGGAAGAGCTGGACTCGGCCAGAATCTAAGCTGCCCTGGGGTCTCCAGCCCCACCACCCTCAGCTACAGGCCTGtctgagccccccacccccacacatgcCCCCTCCAGGAGCACCTGGCAGGGAGCTGAGAGCTCAGGCTTCGGTGTAGGGCCGGTTAGTCCCTCTCCCCAAGCAGTTACTCTGTGCCCTGAGCAAGTCACTGCCCTCTCTGGTGTTTCCCTACTTTTGAAATGGGGACCACCACCGTGGGCCCTCATGATGGTTGAGTGTGAGAAGTGGCCAGCTCTGGGCCTGGCATGTAGGATATATTCAGTCATTGTCCTTTGCCCCCTATCCTGGGTGGGCCCAGCTGCAGAAAGCAACAGGGGGCACTGGCCTGGGAAGCCCTCCTCTCCATGCTACCCCCTCCCCAAGCTGTCTCTGCAGCCACGCTTGCTCTGAGATCAGCCCCAAGCCCTCTGGAGGTGCCATGAG
Coding sequences within it:
- the NAPA gene encoding alpha-soluble NSF attachment protein encodes the protein MDNSGKEAEAMALLAEAERKVKNSQSFFSGLFGGSSKIEEACEIYTRAANMFKMAKKWSAAGNAFCQAAQLHLQLQSKHDAATCFVDAGNAFKKADPQEAINCLMRAIEIYTDMGRFTIAAKHHISIAEIYETELVDIEKAIAHYEQSADYYKGEESNSSANKCLLKVAGYAAQLEQYQKAIDIYEQVGTNAMDSPLLKYSAKDHFFKAALCHFCIDMLNAKLAVQKYEELFPAFSDSRECALMKKLLEAHEEQNIGSYTEVVKEYDSISRLDQWLTTMLLRIKKTIQGDEEDLR